A single genomic interval of Camelina sativa cultivar DH55 chromosome 11, Cs, whole genome shotgun sequence harbors:
- the LOC104719255 gene encoding CCR4-NOT transcription complex subunit 10 isoform X1 — MDSRDSSSAVASDAARDASLLSEDAAVLSVTSTLAKSALSCFQSGKFEDCIDILIQLDQKQHNDPKVLHNMAIAEYFKGGCSKSKKLLEELNCVKKQSEELASAAREQVEAVNPGTNVSVSKDQFDSTVTTLNIAVTWFHMHQYTKSSSILEPLFQNIGRLDETIALQICFLLLDIALASHDAVKFLAVFDYMDKAFGVGFGSHEENGSTMQLSSNQGSKTSSLLSSSVVADTVAESSLCEETLDYDNVLAAEFEAEKRMKSVGHIPANNLLKTLSERSFSTADLKLELQLYKVRFLLLTRNLKLAKREVKHAMNIAQKRDSSMALLLKSQLEYAHGNHQKAMKLLVVSGIHKESGTSGIFNNNLGCIYYQLGKYEASSQLFSKALRSCSSLRNEKPVKTFSLSQNKSLLITYNMGLLYLARGEPLLAAQCFQKASVVFCRQPLIWLRLAECCMMALQSGLLDRSEIRVNVVGKGKYRKLMIEENEHVELDGSAQCGKLSLPLARACLSNGIYLLNESLLNESKSDRESTLSVGMNETKEASSADHGEANTNSDLKEAKGGLNQDIIQSSLSAFKNIQSREKLLIKQALLANMAYVELELENPIKALAAANSLLQVPDCSKIYVFLGHLYAAEALCLLNRPVEAGAHLSAYLVGQDDFKLPYEQEDFDQWRMHTSSDCEETLDSSTGNARDSVFLKPEEARGALFADLAALLATQGHHDQAKAMITHALTLIPNNVQATVTAVYIDMMLGRSQDALTRLKQCTRVSFVPGRLEVRAS; from the exons ATGGATTCTCGAGATTCTTCGTCCGCTGTAGCATCCGATGCCGCTAGAGATGCGTCGTTACTCTCCGAAGACGCAGCCGTTCTCTCTGTAACCTCTACACTCGCTAAGTCCGCTCTCTCTTGCTTCCAATCTGGAAAATTCGAAGACTGTATCGACATTTTGATTCAGCTCGATCAGAAGCAGCATAACGATCCTAAG GTTCTACACAATATGGCAATTGCAGAGTACTTCAAGGGTGGTTGCTCGAAATCCAAGAAACTGTTGGAAGAGCTTAACTGTGTCAAG AAACAAAGTGAAGAACTTGCTTCTGCAGCAAGAGAACAAGTAGAAGCTGTAAACCCTGGAACTAATGTCTCTGTGTCGAAGGATCAATTTGATAGTACAGTAACAACGCTCAACATT GCAGTTACCTGGTTTCATATGCATCAGTATACAAAATCTTCATCCATTCTAGAACCTTTGTTCCAAAATATTGGGCGGCTAGATGAG ACAATCGcacttcaaatttgttttttgttgctGGATATTGCACTGGCTAGTCATGATGCTGTAAAATTTTTG GCTGTGTTTGACTATATGGACAAAGCTTTTGGTGTTGGTTTTGGAAGCCACGAAGAAAATGGAAGCACAATGCAACTTTCGTCAAATCAGGGATCAAAGACATCTTCTCTCCTGAGCAGCTCGGTGGTGGCAGATACAGTTGCTGAAAGTAGTTTGTGTGAGGAAACTCTAGATTATGACAATGTGCTAGCAGCAGAATTTGAGGCAGAGAAACGAATGAAGTCAGTTGGTCATATACCAGCAAACAATCTTCTCAAGACATTAAGCGAAAGGTCATTCTCCACTGCTGATCTGAAGCTCGAGTTGCAGCTTTACAAGGTCCGGTTTTTGCTTCTTACCAGAAACTTGAAACTGGCGAAGCGTGAAGTTAAACATGCGATGAACATTGCTCAAAAAAGGGACTCTTCTATGGCTCTCCTCTTGAAATCCCAGCTTGAGTATGCTCATGGGAATCATCAAAAGGCTATGAAGCTTTTGGTGGTCTCTGGTATTCACAAAGAATCAGGGACTTCAGGAATCTTCAACAACAACCTTGGTTGCATATACTATCAGCTTGGAAAATATGAAGCTTCCTCTCAGTTATTTTCAAAAGCTCTAAGGAGCTGTTCATCACTTAGAAATGAGAAACCAGTGAAGACGTTTTCTCTCTCACAGAATAAGTCTTTGTTAATCACATACAACATGGGTTTGCTTTATTTGGCGCGTGGGGAGCCTCTACTTGCTGCTCAATGCTTCCAGAAGGCTAGTGTTGTTTTCTGCAGACAACCCCTCATTTGGCTCCGTTTAGCTGAATGCTGTATGATGGCTTTACAAAGCGGGCTTTTGGATAGGTCAGAAATCAGAGTCAATGTAGTTGGGAAAGGGAAGTACAGAAAACTTATGATTGAAGAAAATGAACATGTGGAACTTGATGGCAGTGCCCAATGCGGGAAGCTTTCATTACCACTAGCACGGGCTTGTCTCTCAAATGGTATATATCTGCTTAATGAGTCTCTCTTGAATGAATCTAAATCAGATCGTGAATCGACATTATCCGTGGGGATGAATGAGACCAAAGAAGCATCATCTGCTGATCATGGGGAAGCTAACACGAACTCAGACTTGAAAGAGGCAAAAGGAGGATTGAACCAGGACATAATTCAAAGCTCCCTCTCTGCTTTCAAGAATATTCAAAGTAGAGAAAAGCTGTTGATTAAACAAGCTCTGCTTGCCAATATGGCATACGTAGAACTGGAGTTGGAGAATCCTATCAAAGCCTTGGCAGCTGCTAATTCACTCTTGCAAGTTCCTGATTGTTCAAAGATCTATGTTTTCTTAGGCCATCTTTATGCAGCGGAGGCCCTCTGCTTGCTCAACCGTCCCGTTGAAGCTGGCGCGCACTTATCTGCGTATCTAGTTGGACAGGATGATTTTAAATTGCCATATGAGCAAGAAGACTTTGACCAGTGGCGGATGCACACAAGTTCTGATTGTGAAGAGACGTTGGATTCGTCAACGGGAAATGCCCGGGATTCAGTTTTCCTAAAGCCAGAAGAAGCTCGTGGGGCACTTTTTGCAGACCTTGCGGCGCTGCTTGCCACACAAGGACATCATGACCAGGCCAAAGCTATGATAACACACGCATTAACTCTCATACCAAACAATGTACAAGCTACAGTTACAGCAGTCTACATTGACATGATGTTGGGTAGGTCGCAAGATGCCCTTACTCGGTTAAAACAGTGTAC
- the LOC104723982 gene encoding CBL-interacting serine/threonine-protein kinase 24 isoform X2 — MMTTKMRRVGKYEVGRTIGEGTFAKVKFARNTDTGENVAIKIMAKSTILKHRMVDQIKREISIMKIVRHPNIVRLYEVLASPSKIYIVLEFVTGGELFDRIVHNGRLEENESRKYFQQLVDAVAHCHCKGVFHRDLKPENLLLDSNGNLKVSDFGLSALPQPGVELLRTTCGTPNYVAPEVLRGQGYDGSAADIWSCGVILFVIMAGFLPFSETDLPGLYRKINAAEFACPPWFSAEVKSLIHKILDPNPKTRIQIQGIRKDHWFKLNYVPNRVREEEEVNLDDVRAVFDGIEGSYVAENLENKDEGPLMMNAFEMITLSQGLNLSALFDRRQDFVKRQTRFVSRRAPNEIIANIEAVADSIGFKSHTRNFKTRLEGLSSIKAGQLAVVIEIYEVAPSLFMVDVRKAAGETLEYHKFYKKLCAKLENIIWRAREGMPKSELLRTITF, encoded by the exons ATGATGACAACGAAAATGAGGAGAGTGGGGAAGTACGAGGTTGGTCGCACTATAGGTGAAGGCACCTTTGCTAAGGTTAAGTTTGCGAGGAACACAGACACTGGTGAAAATGTAGCCATCAAAATTATGGCTAAGAGTACAATACTTAAGCACAGAATGGTTGATCAG ataaaaagagagatatCAATTATGAAGATTGTCCGACACCCTAACATAGTGAGGTTGTATGAG GTCTTGGCAAGtccttcaaaaatatatatcgtTTTGGAGTTTGTGACAGGAGGAGAGCTCTTTGATAGAATT GTTCATAACGGGAGACTTGAAGAAAATGAGTCTCGCAAATACTTTCAACAGCTTGTAGATGCTGTGGCTCATTGTCACTGCAAGGGTGTCTTCCACCGTGACCTAAAA CCAGAAAATCTTTTACTCGATTCAAATGGAAATCTGAAGGTTTCAGATTTCGGACTCAGTGCATTGCCTCAGCCT GGGGTAGAGCTTCTGCGCACCACATGTGGAACTCCGAACTATGTAGCTCCTGAAGTACTTCGTGGCCAAGGTTACGATGGTTCAGCAGCAGATATTTGGTCTTGCGGGGTTATTCTTTTCGTTATAATGGCTGGATTTTTACCCTTTTCTGAGACAGACCTTCCTGGGTTGTATAGAAAA ATAAATGCAGCAGAATTTGCTTGTCCACCGTGGTTTTCTGCAGAAGTGAAGTCTTTAATACATAAGATACTTGACCCCAACCCCAAAACA CGTATTCAAATACAAGGAATTAGGAAAGATCACTGgttcaaattaaattatgtgCCTAACCGAGTaagggaagaggaagaagtcaaTTTGGATGATGTCCGTGCAGTTTTTGATGGAATTGAG GGCAGTTATGTTGCGGAGAATTTAGAGAACAAGGATGAGGGCCCCCTGATGATGAATGCCTTTGAGATGATTACCTTATCACAGGGCTTAAATTTATCAGCACTATTTGATAGGCGACAG GATTTTGTTAAAAGACAAACCCGTTTTGTTTCTCGAAGGGCACCTAATGAGATAATTGCTAATATTGAGGCTGTTGCGGACTCAATCGGTTTCAAATCTCATACACGAAACTTCAAG ACAAGGCTTGAGGGATTATCTTCGATCAAGGCCGGGCAGTTGGCTGTTGTGATAGAG ATTTACGAGGTGGCGCCATCGCTTTTCATGGTGGACGTTAGAAAGGCTGCTGGTGAAACTCTTGAATATCACAAG TTCTACAAGAAGTTATGTGCTAAACTGGAAAACATTATTTGGAGAGCGAGAGAAGGAATGCCAAAGTCAGAGCTTCTCAGAACAATTACGTTTTGA
- the LOC104719255 gene encoding CCR4-NOT transcription complex subunit 10 isoform X2: protein MDSRDSSSAVASDAARDASLLSEDAAVLSVTSTLAKSALSCFQSGKFEDCIDILIQLDQKQHNDPKVLHNMAIAEYFKGGCSKSKKLLEELNCVKKQSEELASAAREQVEAVNPGTNVSVSKDQFDSTVTTLNIAVTWFHMHQYTKSSSILEPLFQNIGRLDETIALQICFLLLDIALASHDAVKFLAVFDYMDKAFGVGFGSHEENGSTMQLSSNQGSKTSSLLSSSVVADTVAESSLCEETLDYDNVLAAEFEAEKRMKSVGHIPANNLLKTLSERSFSTADLKLELQLYKVRFLLLTRNLKLAKREVKHAMNIAQKRDSSMALLLKSQLEYAHGNHQKAMKLLVVSGIHKESGTSGIFNNNLGCIYYQLGKYEASSQLFSKALRSCSSLRNEKPVKTFSLSQNKSLLITYNMGLLYLARGEPLLAAQCFQKASVVFCRQPLIWLRLAECCMMALQSGLLDRSEIRVNVVGKGKYRKLMIEENEHVELDGSAQCGKLSLPLARACLSNGIYLLNESLLNESKSDRESTLSVGMNETKEASSADHGEANTNSDLKEAKGGLNQDIIQSSLSAFKNIQSREKLLIKQALLANMAYVELELENPIKALAAANSLLQVPDCSKIYVFLGHLYAAEALCLLNRPVEAGAHLSAYLVGQDDFKLPYEQEDFDQWRMHTSSDCEETLDSSTGNARDSVFLKPEEARGALFADLAALLATQGHHDQAKAMITHALTLIPNNVQATVTAVYIDMMLGRSQDALTRLKQCTRVSFVPGRLEVRAS, encoded by the exons ATGGATTCTCGAGATTCTTCGTCCGCTGTAGCATCCGATGCCGCTAGAGATGCGTCGTTACTCTCCGAAGACGCAGCCGTTCTCTCTGTAACCTCTACACTCGCTAAGTCCGCTCTCTCTTGCTTCCAATCTGGAAAATTCGAAGACTGTATCGACATTTTGATTCAGCTCGATCAGAAGCAGCATAACGATCCTAAG GTTCTACACAATATGGCAATTGCAGAGTACTTCAAGGGTGGTTGCTCGAAATCCAAGAAACTGTTGGAAGAGCTTAACTGTGTCAAG AAACAAAGTGAAGAACTTGCTTCTGCAGCAAGAGAACAAGTAGAAGCTGTAAACCCTGGAACTAATGTCTCTGTGTCGAAGGATCAATTTGATAGTACAGTAACAACGCTCAACATT GCAGTTACCTGGTTTCATATGCATCAGTATACAAAATCTTCATCCATTCTAGAACCTTTGTTCCAAAATATTGGGCGGCTAGATGAG ACAATCGcacttcaaatttgttttttgttgctGGATATTGCACTGGCTAGTCATGATGCTGTAAAATTTTTG GCTGTGTTTGACTATATGGACAAAGCTTTTGGTGTTGGTTTTGGAAGCCACGAAGAAAATGGAAGCACAATGCAACTTTCGTCAAATCAGGGATCAAAGACATCTTCTCTCCTGAGCAGCTCGGTGGTGGCAGATACAGTTGCTGAAAGTAGTTTGTGTGAGGAAACTCTAGATTATGACAATGTGCTAGCAGCAGAATTTGAGGCAGAGAAACGAATGAAGTCAGTTGGTCATATACCAGCAAACAATCTTCTCAAGACATTAAGCGAAAGGTCATTCTCCACTGCTGATCTGAAGCTCGAGTTGCAGCTTTACAAGGTCCGGTTTTTGCTTCTTACCAGAAACTTGAAACTGGCGAAGCGTGAAGTTAAACATGCGATGAACATTGCTCAAAAAAGGGACTCTTCTATGGCTCTCCTCTTGAAATCCCAGCTTGAGTATGCTCATGGGAATCATCAAAAGGCTATGAAGCTTTTGGTGGTCTCTGGTATTCACAAAGAATCAGGGACTTCAGGAATCTTCAACAACAACCTTGGTTGCATATACTATCAGCTTGGAAAATATGAAGCTTCCTCTCAGTTATTTTCAAAAGCTCTAAGGAGCTGTTCATCACTTAGAAATGAGAAACCAGTGAAGACGTTTTCTCTCTCACAGAATAAGTCTTTGTTAATCACATACAACATGGGTTTGCTTTATTTGGCGCGTGGGGAGCCTCTACTTGCTGCTCAATGCTTCCAGAAGGCTAGTGTTGTTTTCTGCAGACAACCCCTCATTTGGCTCCGTTTAGCTGAATGCTGTATGATGGCTTTACAAAGCGGGCTTTTGGATAGGTCAGAAATCAGAGTCAATGTAGTTGGGAAAGGGAAGTACAGAAAACTTATGATTGAAGAAAATGAACATGTGGAACTTGATGGCAGTGCCCAATGCGGGAAGCTTTCATTACCACTAGCACGGGCTTGTCTCTCAAATGGTATATATCTGCTTAATGAGTCTCTCTTGAATGAATCTAAATCAGATCGTGAATCGACATTATCCGTGGGGATGAATGAGACCAAAGAAGCATCATCTGCTGATCATGGGGAAGCTAACACGAACTCAGACTTGAAAGAGGCAAAAGGAGGATTGAACCAGGACATAATTCAAAGCTCCCTCTCTGCTTTCAAGAATATTCAAAGTAGAGAAAAGCTGTTGATTAAACAAGCTCTGCTTGCCAATATGGCATACGTAGAACTGGAGTTGGAGAATCCTATCAAAGCCTTGGCAGCTGCTAATTCACTCTTGCAAGTTCCTGATTGTTCAAAGATCTATGTTTTCTTAGGCCATCTTTATGCAGCGGAGGCCCTCTGCTTGCTCAACCGTCCCGTTGAAGCTGGCGCGCACTTATCTGCGTATCTAGTTGGACAGGATGATTTTAAATTGCCATATGAGCAAGAAGACTTTGACCAGTGGCGGATGCACACAAGTTCTGATTGTGAAGAGACGTTGGATTCGTCAACGGGAAATGCCCGGGATTCAGTTTTCCTAAAGCCAGAAGAAGCTCGTGGGGCACTTTTTGCAGACCTTGCGGCGCTGCTTGCCACACAAG
- the LOC104723982 gene encoding CBL-interacting serine/threonine-protein kinase 24 isoform X1 encodes MMTTKMRRVGKYEVGRTIGEGTFAKVKFARNTDTGENVAIKIMAKSTILKHRMVDQIKREISIMKIVRHPNIVRLYEVLASPSKIYIVLEFVTGGELFDRIVHNGRLEENESRKYFQQLVDAVAHCHCKGVFHRDLKPENLLLDSNGNLKVSDFGLSALPQPGVELLRTTCGTPNYVAPEVLRGQGYDGSASDIWSCGVILFVIMAGFLPFSETDLPGLYRKINAAEFACPPWFSAEVKSLIHKILDPNPKTRIQIQGIRKDHWFKLNYVPNRVREEEEVNLDDVRAVFDGIEGSYVAENLENKDEGPLMMNAFEMITLSQGLNLSALFDRRQDFVKRQTRFVSRRAPNEIIANIEAVADSIGFKSHTRNFKTRLEGLSSIKAGQLAVVIEIYEVAPSLFMVDVRKAAGETLEYHKFYKKLCAKLENIIWRAREGMPKSELLRTITF; translated from the exons ATGATGACAACGAAAATGAGGAGAGTGGGGAAGTACGAGGTTGGTCGCACTATAGGTGAAGGCACCTTTGCTAAGGTTAAGTTTGCGAGGAACACAGACACTGGTGAAAATGTAGCCATCAAAATTATGGCTAAGAGTACAATACTTAAGCACAGAATGGTTGATCAG ataaaaagagagatatCAATTATGAAGATTGTCCGACACCCTAACATAGTGAGGTTGTATGAG GTCTTGGCAAGtccttcaaaaatatatatcgtTTTGGAGTTTGTGACAGGAGGAGAGCTCTTTGATAGAATT GTTCATAACGGGAGACTTGAAGAAAATGAGTCTCGCAAATACTTTCAACAGCTTGTAGATGCTGTGGCTCATTGTCACTGCAAGGGTGTCTTCCACCGTGACCTAAAA CCAGAAAATCTTTTACTCGATTCAAATGGAAATCTGAAGGTTTCAGATTTCGGACTCAGTGCATTGCCTCAGCCT GGAGTAGAGCTTCTGCGCACCACATGTGGAACTCCGAACTATGTAGCTCCTGAAGTACTTCGTGGCCAAGGTTACGATGGTTCAGCATCAGATATTTGGTCTTGCGGGGTTATTCTTTTCGTTATAATGGCTGGATTTTTACCCTTTTCTGAGACAGACCTTCCTGGGTTGTATAGAAAA ATAAATGCAGCAGAATTTGCTTGTCCACCGTGGTTTTCTGCAGAAGTGAAGTCTTTAATACATAAGATACTTGACCCCAACCCCAAAACA CGTATTCAAATACAAGGAATTAGGAAAGATCACTGgttcaaattaaattatgtgCCTAACCGAGTaagggaagaggaagaagtcaaTTTGGATGATGTCCGTGCAGTTTTTGATGGAATTGAG GGCAGTTATGTTGCGGAGAATTTAGAGAACAAGGATGAGGGCCCCCTGATGATGAATGCCTTTGAGATGATTACCTTATCACAGGGCTTAAATTTATCAGCACTATTTGATAGGCGACAG GATTTTGTTAAAAGACAAACCCGTTTTGTTTCTCGAAGGGCACCTAATGAGATAATTGCTAATATTGAGGCTGTTGCGGACTCAATCGGTTTCAAATCTCATACACGAAACTTCAAG ACAAGGCTTGAGGGATTATCTTCGATCAAGGCCGGGCAGTTGGCTGTTGTGATAGAG ATTTACGAGGTGGCGCCATCGCTTTTCATGGTGGACGTTAGAAAGGCTGCTGGTGAAACTCTTGAATATCACAAG TTCTACAAGAAGTTATGTGCTAAACTGGAAAACATTATTTGGAGAGCGAGAGAAGGAATGCCAAAGTCAGAGCTTCTCAGAACAATTACGTTTTGA